In the genome of Xiphias gladius isolate SHS-SW01 ecotype Sanya breed wild chromosome 1, ASM1685928v1, whole genome shotgun sequence, the window GCATCATAGATCCAGGTGGAGGCTTTAATGCTTTCACAAATATAGTGGCGGCAATTAACCCTCTGCATATACAATAAATGTCTGCTGTTATTTCGTCCTGTTGGGGACACGGCGTATTTTATCCAGAGGAGCAACGCAGATGTTAAAACGGCTCTTAATGCGAGATTAGCCCCATGCTTAAAGGGATGACTGCTGTAACCTCAACCTGACATTCCCCTAGGTTTGTCCTGGGCTCTCGAGTGAAAAACATTGCACTGCATCAGAGTCATGGCCAATGTAAAATccctgagcactttattaggaacacctgtccACCTGCTTATTcgtgcaattatccaatcagccaatcacgtggcagcagtgcagtgaatcaaaatcagttaatgttcacatcaaatatcCAGCaggggggggaagaaaaaaaaaaaaaaagatttcagtgactttgaccttggCAGGagtgttggtgccagatgggctggctgagtatttctgaaactgctgatctcctgggattttccacacaacagtctctggaTTTCTTTACTCAGAatggcgaaaaaaaaaacatccaactTGTTGATGAGcaaggtcagaggagaataagCAGACTGGTTCTctcactcctgtcagccaagaacagaggGACGCCCTGCCCAGTGTTAgttatggtgttcctaataaagtgctcagtgagcgTATGTTTTCAAGACAAGTTGCTCTATGTACTATGTAGCATTGTGTAGTGTAGTCACTAAACTACACCGTCTTGGGTGAATTcaaggattttgtttttcattttggggcttttaatttgatgcTGATGGTGCCACTTAAAGTTGTTGCTTGGGGAAACACACCTTGATCAGTTAGTGGTTCACACTAGTTAGGACTACATTAGCTGCggtaaattaaaaactaaagcTTTATTCTAGTTTTATGCTTTAGAaagaatttaatattttactttgcaGGTGACCcagggaaattgtttttttttttttttttgctctttaaaCTATGTTTAATCATCACTACATATATTGGAGCTGGTGGTGAATTAAAGTCTAAATAATGATCTGTTTATGCTCGCTGTCTTTTATGACAAGGTCCTTCTGTATGGCACAAAAACTACCCTGTTGCCGAGGGGAGCCGACAGTCTCCCATTGACATCATACCTCAGCAGGCTTCACATGACCCCAGTCTGGGCCCGATTGTCCTAAACTACGATCAGTGTACCTCCATCAACATCGCCAATAATGGACACTCTGTAGTTGTAGAGTTTGATGACTCTGATGACCGTTCAGGTAAGAAAAAGGTGGACTTGATTTGTTGGCTTTTGACTTCAGTTGTAGTTACTTCAGTGTCTAACTTTCGAATTTAaccttttgggtttttttcttcgtttttttttccttttttttaagaaaaaagaaaactaaagcAAGTATCAGGGCTACAAACAACCCAACCAACCAGTTCAAATATGTTCTGGTTTTAGATCTGCACAATTGGCAGTGGTCAGACTTAGGTCTAGatgtggagaaaaacagaaatgagacGAGAGAGTAATGTCTCGGCAGGGACGACTGTATGTGCATTGATATCACATGGCCTATGATTGTATTAAAGGAATGATTGCCATGCAATTATTGACAGAGGTCACAGTTCAGGGATAATCTTAGCTCTGATATCTACTGCTAGCCACATGCggtggaagtgtgtgtgctcAAAAGTTAACTTTAAAGAAACATACACTTGGGTCGTGTGATTACCTTGATTTTCAGAAAGTGCAAACCGTGTGCCTAACTGCCCATAATCAAAGGTTGCAAATAAACCTCTGATTATGCTGCAGGAAAGTGCATCCAGCAGTTAACGGTATGAGTATTCGTCTGCTGGACAAGAGATAATAACTTTAGGTGTTCTCAATGGTTATTATGACCCCATTTGCTTTTATCACTGGGTGGATCCATGTTAACCACCCCATCATTATCATGAATGATAAGCTCAGAAATGTGGAGCTGTTTGGCTCAGACAGTTTCCACAGAGCAAGTAAGCAGCTATCACTGAAGATAATTAATGAAAGAGGAGACCTGTAGGAAAACTAATGCACCTCCTCAGCATTTTCCGTAGTTCAAATGAGGTGCACAAATCCCCTAAACCTGCTGTTGTCATGTTGCCATGTGTTGCTGGGTCTGGGTACACACACGCATAGCGTTTATTCTCAGATGACAGTGTTCTTCATCATTGTTGTTTAGGTAAGAAAAGGAGGATAgaataatacaaagaaaaattcCCATTAAGACCAGTGTACAATATTCAACTGATTCAAAGtgataatattatattatgtgATGATACATCCACAATCTGGCTCTGAATGTTAGAATAAAAAACATGACAGGAGTTGAGACCAGTCATGATTGtaattaatgtatttctttcctCAGGCAGTCCTTGATTTCAGCATTACtggtcaggattttttttatcatcttcaACTACCTGATTCAGCACATCAGTTATTTATAAGTGGCTATCTACTAATCCCCTCATTGTGATTTAAATAGTCTAGCATAGTCTAAATACAGCATTCTTCATACCTGTTACTACCACATTTTAGTAgtaactgattttcttttaaaagatcATTGTTCTTGTGGGTTTCCAACATCTATATTGTAAGATGAACAAGATGAGTGCTTTGCTCTTTGTACCGTTCCTGCCTATTTAATCTGACCTGGACTGGTGTGGCCTGTTTGTCAGAAAGATGTCAGCAGCATCACAATGAATAACAATCAGATTAGACCTGTGCAGATGTCCATACCCAGCAGTGCAGATCACAGGATCAGAAAACAGTCTCTGCTATCCTGATAATGGGCTGACTTTCATGAAGACATACATTAAAGTCTCTATTAATCCTCGTTGGCCAATGGACCTGAATAGaaagttaaataaaactgtaagtAGCTTTAGTGTAGCTTTATATGGCAGAGGATTGGCTATTTGCATCTCAAACTGAAGTTTGTTCCTCACAGCTCTAATGATAGATTTGTTGGTGAAGCAGGTAGTCTAACTCGGCTTTGAGCGAGAAATTTGATAAGTCTGCAGGGTTGACTcatcctgctgtgtgtgtgtgtgtgtgtgtgtgtgtgtgtgttctgtagtAGTACCAAGCTGTTTAATGATGCTACTCATAGGACACAGGATGCTCGGGGCAGCGTTCTGCTGGAAAGCAGTTTGTCTAACAGGCACAGGGAATAtgggtgtggttgtgtgtgaatgccaaactttttttatttattttatttattcatttattcccccccccccaaatctcCTCATCTTCTACAGTGATCCGGGGAGGCCCTCTTGACAACCCCTACAGACTGAAACAGTTTCACTTCCACTGGGGTGGAAAGGGCTGCCATGGCTCTGAGCACACCGTTGAAGGAAATAACTATGCATCTGAGGTCAGTGTATGGCATCTAAATACTTCAGTctgtcattgtcttttttttttttaaaacacatagaCAACTCTTTTTGGCTGAGGTGTGTAGTACATGTCCTAATAATGTGCTAAAAATGTGCCAATAAAATTCCAATAGATATTTGAGCTTTTTCATTCCCACTTTTAATCCTACTTCAAAAAAGATGATATCCATTATATGCTGAGAACAGGATGTAAATATGCTCATGTGGAAAATATTGGCACAGGATTATGTTATAAGTACACAAGGATTACTATAATGTAGTATGCACgacttaattttatttattttactttaaaagtctgtttttctgtctttctttcctcctgtttccaacGTCTAGCTTCATTTAGTACACTGGAATGCTGTCAAGTACAAGACGTTCGGGGAGGCGGCAACAGCTCCCGATGGCCTCGCTGTGCTCGGCATCTTTTTAGAAGTAAGATGTCTCTCTTAAGTGCGGTCTCATTTTTCTGTCCCTGTGccccctttcctctccattttgTGTTAGTGTAGCAGTTTTGCAGTTTGCATGAAGTCATGCCAACTTGAACAAAAGCAAAGACAGAATGATGTCTAGCAAATTCTCTTCTCATTCAGAAGTTTACCTTTctttcacttaattttttttttttgcaccattgaCACAAGCTAGTGGGAAAAGTTATTCGGCACAAAGCTGCGTACGTGACATCAGGGGTGTATGTAATGCTTCAAACTGTTATAATTGTGAGTAGAAAAGGAACTTTTATGGTAaacatatttacagtaatttctCCCTCAACCAGTGTTGTGCTGCTGTAAACTGTTTCTGAAATGTGTCAGCCTCAACAAAAATGAAGACTTCTGATATTTTGTAGATTATATCAAGTGTATTTACAAAAAGATTTGGTGTGGATTATCTCTGAAAGTCCagatctgtttatctgtttctgtttatgaaAGACAGGTGACGATCACAGGTGGCTCCACATGATAACAGACACTCTGTACATGGTGAAATTTAAGGTGAGTACTATTGTTGATTGTTACTGGATTTTATTACATGTCATGTTCGGGTGATTTATGACCGGCTATTAGCATTATTGCAGTGATATTAAAGCTGttgcctttgtgtttctgttacaGGGCAGCATCACAGGTTTCAAGGGTTTCAACCCCAAGTGCCTCCTACCCAGCAGCCTCCACTACTGGACCTACCTGGGATCACTGACCACACCCCCTCTACATGAGAGTGTCATCTGGATCGTCCTGAAGGAGCCAATCATCGTGTCTGAAAAACAGGTGCACGTTACAAACATGTTCCTTTGACCACAATAtatgccagatttttttttctcatgtataACCGTGCATATATTCCACTGACAATATTTGTTgttggttaatttttttttttggtcctctGAAAGCTCTGCAACATACACAGTCACATAAAATATAGTGATGCTCATTCTTCATTAGAAATGAGGCTCTTGTTCAGTAATTtgaatgttgatttattttttataagttTGTAGTTGTATGTACATTTCTAATAGGAATAATCTACAACACATTTCTAACACATTTTTGATTGTAGAGAGAGGTCTGGTTGCTTCCATCATTTAAAACACCGTAGTAGTTACCGTTTTAACACATTCATACACCGCATTAACCCCAGTCCAGCTATTTTGGCTGCAAGCCAGTGGTGGAAACCCCTCTGGCACAAGATCTATATTTTCCTTGACTACAACTAGACCTACCACCACTGCTTAAAAAGAGGCAATTACAGTACCAGAAGTATGTAAACCAAACATCTGTCATTCATAATCAGTAAATTGTAGAAGAATAGAGTAAAAAATCAATCATCATTCAAACCCTGTTAACAGTGAGATGGCTTTAAACTAAACCTACATTATGTTTTCTTGATTCCTGACTGCACATGTATGttcactgctgcttttttggttttttttgtttgttttttttacaacatttgtTGTAGCCAATGATACGCACCCTTATTTGTTTCTTAAGTTGGATCTTTTCTTAGACTGTTTGTAATTTGCAAATATAAAGGGGACCATCTGAAATTACTTAATGCTGCACCCAGTTATACTTGGAGACAgaaatttcatgttttatctGTAAATGATTGGAGCTTAAAGCACTGATGCTGCAGTTGATCAGTCAACTGTGAAATCCGTGTTTCCTGACCTGCATAATGTTAATAGCTATGCTCCAATAAGCTATAACGGTCCACTGCCTCCTTTTGATTGTCAAACCAAAAGTTATACATCACTGGGTCAGTATGCCAAGTTTTAGTAGATGTAGGGGTTGGTCGTGGTGGGGTTTACCTCTGTGCTGTAGCAAATTCCAGAAATATATTGTTTGGCCAAATTATGATGCTATATTTAGAGGCCACGACAAGGAACAGAACATAGTTCATGGGGAATACACTGTTGGGGTTAACTTGTTTTTATCAACCCCTCTTAGCACCGAACGTAATCAGAAAGTTTAGGTCTGATAACCTCAGGTTGTTGACAAGCTAAGCTGACTAACTGGATGCCTGCAGCACATGCCTTCCAGGTCTCCCTGTGAGCTGACCCTGTGGCGACTGCAGCCAGCCTTTGGATTATAATCTCACTTTGTTGATCCTTTCTAGTCTAgttccccccccccttttttttttttttttaaactccagGACTGTACATGAGAAACCAGGGGTTTTAATGACAGTGACACCTCGTGGGTGTAGTCATGAACGATCTGTCTGTAAACCCATGTCTGCAGCTTAGCTGGGGGTTAGGTGTGAGCTATGCAACTGGCCCCACAACCTATGACTCCAGGCCTCAAGCCTTTGATCCCCTCCAGCTGATTATcctgatggatggatgactgCATGGGTACAAGGCTTTAATTGAGAAATGCTTGCACAGAGACCCAACAGGGAAAAGCCCTTATGTAACAggatattattttgtttttcattcccCACCTAATAACAGAACTAAAAGGGAAATGCCAAAAAGAGGGTTTGGTGTGTGGCTAGTTTTAAGTTTTGGATGTGACATGAGTTAAGTGgtaatattcaatatttttcttgtcaacaaatgCCATTTAAAGaacataacaaaaatgaattgatcctaccaACAAATATTGTTTGTatagccaaagcctgatatagcttattcctctgtgccctGAAGCGCCATTGTTGTCCGAAACAATTaacaacacatcagtgagtcacatcATTGCACTGGAAGACACGTTTCTTCATTACAAAGAATATGGGCATTGTAGCTAGTTCTGAGTTGATCCTGCATACACCACCCTCCTGCCATAAATACTCAGTAGCCAAACAAGACTGCTGCTGAAAGTAGTctccaacaaatgcactatttattttattactatttattaaaTTTGATCTATCGTAAATGAATTTACATCCTCCGCAGGAACGAATGGACTCAGGGCAAAGAAGTCGAAGTATTCAGGAACGGACTAATGtattattggttttggtcttttcaaatGATTTGTTGAAAGTAAGATACAGAATATATAAGATACAGGCTTATTCTTTTTAACATGCGTATAGTTTCTATTGTGGAGTAAAAGTTGTACACAGAACCTGTTTTttaacaacaaccaaaaaatcaatttatttgcAAAGATATTAAGGGGAagttctgtctttctgtctgtctcaatGCAGCTTGGCAAGTTTAGAATGCTTCTGTTcactggagaggaagaggatcaGAGGATACGCATGGAAAACAACTTCAGGCCTCCCCAGCCTCTCAAAGGCAGGAAAGTGCGTTCCTCCAATTAATGTCACCTCAACAGATCTGACGTTTATAGATAACAAAAGCTCTTTTAGACAACAGTGAATGCATAAATTTGAGTGTAACTTTTTATGTCATGGTAGCTTGCCCTGAGGAGGATTTCTGATTTACTTTGTATAGAAGGAAAAAGTTCAAGGAGTAATTCTCATCTCTGCCAGCACATTGAGATGTCTGTTTCCCTCTACTGGTCAGAAGATATACAGGCAGagggagggatttttttttttttttttttttaaatgatttttaggGAAAAATAAAGGAGATGTTATGAAGCAATACAATATTAGCTGTCAGCAAGTTTATTATTTGACTAATACTACTATATGCTATCATATGTGCTATACGATCTCCATTCTGAGATTAAACTGCATCCTGCCCGAAGTGTCACATTTCTTGGTCCAGTGTTTCTACTAGGCAAGAGGGTAATGCATACTGTTAATAACAGCTCACCCCTGAAGCTGCACTTGTAAGGAAAATATATGCACAGTCCAGTATGTAAATACTTGGCAAGAGGCCCTGATGTCTCACTTGGTTGAGTTACGGCAGCTTTGTGTGATGCTGGTCCTTATTTAGATGGACTTGGATTTTACTAATGCAGAGGTA includes:
- the ca7 gene encoding carbonic anhydrase 7, which gives rise to MTGNNWGYGKEDGPSVWHKNYPVAEGSRQSPIDIIPQQASHDPSLGPIVLNYDQCTSINIANNGHSVVVEFDDSDDRSVIRGGPLDNPYRLKQFHFHWGGKGCHGSEHTVEGNNYASELHLVHWNAVKYKTFGEAATAPDGLAVLGIFLETGDDHRWLHMITDTLYMVKFKGSITGFKGFNPKCLLPSSLHYWTYLGSLTTPPLHESVIWIVLKEPIIVSEKQLGKFRMLLFTGEEEDQRIRMENNFRPPQPLKGRKVRSSN